DNA sequence from the Acipenser ruthenus chromosome 20, fAciRut3.2 maternal haplotype, whole genome shotgun sequence genome:
TAGGAATACATTTCAATCCTTGATTTAAAAGGAAGATGCAATTTAAGTAACCTGCTtcaacaacaaacacaaactgagCCAGAGGATAAATAATAACCATTTCCATTTGAGAATTGTAATTTGCATCAATGCAAGAACAGAAATAAATGATACAGGTGTTCTTATCATTTTTCAATTGCAAAGAAAGATTTTGAAGCGGTAACAATTCAACTGAAAAAAGCACTGATtttttagaaatgcatgtaactCACCTACATTGAAAATTAACTACTGTACAAAGGAACCACTCTCAAAATAGCACTTCTACAAATGGGACACTTTTTAGGAGTGGGCAAAGCCTGATAGCATTCATCACAGGAGCAAACATGTCCACATTCTAAGAACACGCAAGATCTGTCGCAACTCAGACAGATAATGCATGCATTCTGGGAAATCAAGTCTTCCTCTAAATTCATCACTCTGAAATGCTGAGTTTGCATCTCCCTAAACTCCTCCTGTATGTTTTGTTGTCTCTTTTGCTCCTTGTAATGTCGATATTGTTTTCTCAGTATAAAAAACAAAGTGGCGCAGGTAGCAATGCCAAAAACAACAGTCAAGATCTTCCAGATTTTCACGCTGGACTGCTGCTTCTGCAGGAGTGATTCATAACCCATTTGGCTGATGTAATACTGCATTCCCTGCTTTGGGGGTTGTAGTTTTATAATGTTTCTATCCAGTACCAGTTCCCCTACTCCTGTTACAGTTGCTCCAACCTTCAGCATCTCTTCAGTTTCTTGGATGCCTTTCGGCCTCTCCCCGCTGATGAAATGCCCTATTACGTCAGTAAAGGACTGGACTGTGGGGTGGAACTTCTCGTACACCTTTTCAAGGTCTAGTTCAGCTGCATCCAGTGGTTTGAGAACTCTCACGGCAATGTCCACACTGTCGTCATGTGACACCAGGTCAAAGGGCACCGTGTTTGTGCGCTGATGAATTTTCTTTTCGCAGTCATTCCTGGTTGATAGGGAAGAAAAACTATTAtggagactttttaaaaacaacaaaggaTTTTGTCATTTTTATCAGAGTAAGATGTTGCTTTACCAGATACACAGGTTGATTCATAAACAATGCTTATTAGGAAGATGCATTATTATACCGTTTTCACACTGGCAATTTAGAGTGGTGTTAAGTGCTCAATGAAGGACTTGCCTCAATATGTCTTTTAGTACAACTCTCTACTGGACCAACTAATCCACCTCCTGCAGTAGTTTCGAGTCCACATTTATTACTACCATGGTGATTTTACCCGACATTAGCATGTGTAAACAAACTGAGCCATATTGAAAAATAATGCGACTTACTTTTTTGAAGCGCGTGTGTCATGCATGTAAAGATGTGCTTTACACAGGCGCAGATCAAAGTGCTGCACTGCAGAGTCAACTCCAGCTTTAGTGTGTCTACCCTGAAGAAAAACTAAACTGCATCAAATCTGCGGTTAGTCTCTAGTGTGAACAGAACAGGGAGCGAAGCCACATTAACTACTCCTTGATTTGACTACCAGATTCAAGGCTGGATTAGTTATGGTGAAGAGTGAAAACAGTATTACAGAACTCTTTCTTTACAAGTAGTTTACATGTAGACAGCAATGGCAGTGTGTAGATTTAAAGCCCTGGCCCATGTAAAGGATCAGAGGAACCTCCATTTAAACGTTCTATATTattgtttgctttttcttttttttacatgccAGGATTAATGAAGGCCTTCACAGGGTCTATGTGTAACAAAGTAACAACTCTGAAGGTTCATTTAAAGACTCAGCATAGTTTGTTACAAGTAACATTTATAGTTTTCTTCTTCAAAAGAAAAAGGCCCTGATAGTTCAGGCCATGGTGTGTTGTTCATGAACCCTCCTGCAGATTCTAAACAGTACAAAGAGTTACACTTTCATTTTTTACTTGTAACTTATAGAACTCTTTTCATAAATTTCAAGAATAAAGATGTTTAGTTCACAATAAATAAGGCACAACATGGCTAAAATAACCATTAAATTGATTCTACATAACAATACTTCaaagtgtttaaattgttctggaccATTCATATTCCAGAGTTAAAAGGCTATTTGTAGAACTGCAGTCATTTGAGCAGTTTTTGACATGGAAGGACCTTCTAAACAAATGATCTACGGCTGCTTTGCCCACTGTGAGCGGAATTGACtttcaacagggagatgcagcttacATATATTAGAGAATACATTTCATGCCATTTGCAGTGCATAAGTCGTGTAAAGGACAATTTACATCAGTTAGAGCATAAGGAGAATAGGTACTATTCTAATAGTACTAATTGAATAGGTACACAATCCAGTCGTTTTAGATCTTCACCTGCTAATCTATTCCacgcatttataactctgtgtgaaaaagtgcttcctaccttctgttcttaGACTTACTCAGAAATTTGAAGTAGCGACTTGGGTTATCTATACCATTCAGAATTTGTATAGACTTTAAtgaagtcccctctttcccttctcgTTTCTAGGCTAGATTTCAATTCTTTAGCCTTTCCTCCCAGTTCATGTGGtgaagtcctgggatcagcccagTTGCTCCTCTCTGTACCTTCTTGAGTGCTATATGTCTTTTTTGTGGTGAGGTGACCAAAACAAATGTTGCAAGCATTTAGAATCCTTTTTGTCCAACCTCTATGCATCTGACACTGTTGCTAGTACCCTAATGATACAGTAACAGC
Encoded proteins:
- the mul1b gene encoding mitochondrial ubiquitin ligase activator of NFKB 1 isoform X1, coding for MMENSARPSTTQIILLATSSAFTAFFYSVYRKKSGTACRLKEATKISIDQDLKNILSVAPGKCVPYAVIQGVVKSVKETLSSQFVDNCKGVIERLTLQEHKMVWNRTTHLCLVFLQGRHTKAGVDSAVQHFDLRLCKAHLYMHDTRASKKNDCEKKIHQRTNTVPFDLVSHDDSVDIAVRVLKPLDAAELDLEKVYEKFHPTVQSFTDVIGHFISGERPKGIQETEEMLKVGATVTGVGELVLDRNIIKLQPPKQGMQYYISQMGYESLLQKQQSSVKIWKILTVVFGIATCATLFFILRKQYRHYKEQKRQQNIQEEFREMQTQHFRVMNLEEDLISQNACIICLSCDRSCVFLECGHVCSCDECYQALPTPKKCPICRSAILRVVPLYSS
- the mul1b gene encoding mitochondrial ubiquitin ligase activator of NFKB 1 isoform X2; the protein is MMENSARPSTTQIILLATSSAFTAFFYSVYRKKSGTACRLKEATKISIDQDLKNILSVAPGKCVPYAVIQGVVKSVKETLSSQFVDNCKGVIERLTLQEHKMVWNRTTHLWNDCEKKIHQRTNTVPFDLVSHDDSVDIAVRVLKPLDAAELDLEKVYEKFHPTVQSFTDVIGHFISGERPKGIQETEEMLKVGATVTGVGELVLDRNIIKLQPPKQGMQYYISQMGYESLLQKQQSSVKIWKILTVVFGIATCATLFFILRKQYRHYKEQKRQQNIQEEFREMQTQHFRVMNLEEDLISQNACIICLSCDRSCVFLECGHVCSCDECYQALPTPKKCPICRSAILRVVPLYSS